A genomic window from Paucibacter sp. KCTC 42545 includes:
- a CDS encoding TRAP transporter substrate-binding protein — MQRRSFVSHAGLAGVLAAGAAPAVVHAQTAIRWRLASSFPKSLDTLYGAAELFAKKVGEMSGGKFQISTHAGGELMPPGQVVDGVQSGAVEMAHTAPYYFFGKDETFALGCAIPFGLNSRQMTAWMVEGNGLKLMREFYRGYNIINFPGGNTGAQMGGWFRKEIKSVADMKGLKFRVGGFAGRILERMGTVPLNLPGGEIYSALEKGTVDAAEWVGPYDDQKLGFNKVAPFYAYPAWWEGGPQVDFFINTKSFDSLPAEYKAIVECASAMVHVDMQAKYDARNPQALKQLVGSGTKLFPFPKDVMDIAFKESQAVYAELSAKNPRWKKVYEDFATFRRDQNIWFRFTEAKFDDFMQSQKL, encoded by the coding sequence ATGCAACGTCGATCCTTCGTTAGCCACGCCGGCCTGGCCGGTGTTCTGGCCGCCGGCGCCGCGCCCGCTGTGGTGCATGCGCAGACGGCCATCCGCTGGCGCCTGGCCTCGAGCTTCCCGAAGTCGCTGGACACGCTGTACGGCGCGGCCGAGCTCTTCGCCAAGAAGGTTGGCGAGATGAGCGGTGGCAAGTTCCAAATCTCCACCCATGCCGGCGGCGAGTTGATGCCGCCGGGCCAGGTGGTGGACGGCGTGCAAAGCGGCGCGGTCGAGATGGCGCATACGGCGCCCTATTATTTTTTCGGCAAGGACGAAACCTTCGCCCTGGGCTGCGCCATTCCCTTCGGGCTCAATAGCCGGCAAATGACGGCCTGGATGGTGGAGGGCAATGGCCTCAAGCTGATGCGCGAGTTCTACCGCGGCTACAACATCATCAATTTCCCCGGCGGTAATACCGGCGCGCAGATGGGCGGCTGGTTCCGCAAGGAAATCAAGTCGGTGGCGGATATGAAGGGCCTCAAGTTCCGCGTCGGCGGTTTCGCCGGGCGCATTTTGGAGCGCATGGGCACGGTGCCGCTGAATCTGCCGGGTGGCGAAATCTATTCGGCCCTGGAAAAGGGCACGGTGGACGCGGCCGAATGGGTGGGTCCTTACGACGACCAGAAACTGGGCTTCAACAAGGTGGCGCCTTTCTACGCCTACCCGGCTTGGTGGGAGGGCGGCCCGCAGGTGGACTTCTTCATCAACACCAAGTCCTTTGACAGCCTGCCCGCCGAGTACAAGGCCATCGTCGAGTGCGCCTCGGCCATGGTCCATGTGGATATGCAGGCCAAGTACGACGCCCGAAATCCTCAGGCGCTCAAGCAATTGGTGGGCTCGGGCACCAAGCTCTTCCCCTTCCCCAAGGACGTGATGGACATCGCGTTCAAGGAGTCGCAAGCGGTGTACGCTGAGTTGTCGGCCAAGAATCCGCGCTGGAAGAAGGTCTACGAAGACTTCGCCACCTTCCGCCGCGACCAGAACATCTGGTTCCGCTTCACCGAGGCGAAGTTCGACGACTTCATGCAGTCGCAAAAGCTCTAA